One window of Ziziphus jujuba cultivar Dongzao chromosome 5, ASM3175591v1 genomic DNA carries:
- the LOC125423060 gene encoding gibberellin 3-beta-dioxygenase 1, with product MPTTLSEVYEDHPIHLQHIVPIDFSSAQTLPDSHAWSQSDGFSSGSSSVFPDTPADDRLFSIPLIDLMNPNASDLICQACESWGAFQLIGHGIPSKLIEEVDSESRRLFALPSEQKLKTLRSPGGAAGYGIARISPFFPKYMWHEGFTILGSSKDHAKELWPHDYERFCETMDEYQKQMKMISHKLIRMMLKHLNISEEEVKWIGSTTESTALQLNSYPACPDPDRAMGLAPHTDTSLMTLVHQSQISGLQIHKEGVGWVRVHPIYGALAINVGDLLHILSNGRFPSAFHRVTVNQTMQRFSVAYFYGPPVDFTVSPLLSKDVSGSGEVEAPLYRSVTVKEYVGMKAKYLEKALSLLKN from the exons ATGCCTACTACTCTTTCAGAAGTCTACGAAGACCATCCTATTCACCTTCAGCATATCGTTCCCATTGATTTCAGCTCGGCTCAGACACTGCCAGACTCCCATGCTTGGTCTCAGTCCGATGGTTTCTCATCTGGGTCGTCGTCGGTGTTCCCGGACACGCCGGCTGATGATCGGTTGTTTTCCATACCTCTTATCGACCTCATGAATCCCAATGCGTCCGATCTCATATGCCAAGCTTGTGAGTCGTGGGGTGCCTTCCAGTTGATCGGCCATGGCATTCCTTCAAAGCTTATTGAGGAGGTGGATTCCGAGTCCCGGAGATTGTTTGCTCTCCCTTCTGAGCAAAAACTGAAGACCCTGCGATCTCCTGGTGGTGCTGCCGGATACGGCATCGCCCGCATATCTCCATTCTTTCCCAAGTACATGTGGCATGAAGGGTTTACCATCTTGGGGTCTTCTAAGGATCATGCCAAGGAACTTTGGCCGCATGACTATGAACGCTTTTG TGAGACAATGGATGAGTATCAAAAGCAAATGAAGATGATCAGTCATAAACTAATACGAATGATGTTAAAGCACTTGAACATCTCGGAAGAAGAAGTAAAGTGGATAGGTTCAACAACGGAGTCCACGGCTTTACAGCTGAACTCTTACCCTGCCTGCCCAGATCCTGACCGTGCCATGGGTCTAGCACCCCACACCGACACCTCTCTCATGACCTTAGTCCACCAATCACAGATTAGTGGTCTACAGATCCACAAAGAAGGAGTTGGCTGGGTGCGCGTGCACCCCATATACGGTGCGCTTGCCATCAACGTCGGTGATCTCCTCCATATTCTATCAAATGGGAGGTTCCCTAGCGCTTTTCATCGAGTTACCGTTAACCAGACGATGCAAAGGTTCTCGGTGGCCTACTTCTATGGACCGCCAGTGGATTTTACAGTTTCACCGCTTTTGTCAAAGGACGTTTCAGGTTCAGGAGAAGTGGAAGCTCCTTTGTATCGTTCTGTCACTGTGAAAGAGTACGTCGGCATGAAGGCAAAGTATCTTGAGAAAGCGCTCTCTTTGTTAAAGAATTAA